One genomic region from Pseudochaenichthys georgianus chromosome 15, fPseGeo1.2, whole genome shotgun sequence encodes:
- the adob gene encoding 2-aminoethanethiol (cysteamine) dioxygenase b, whose amino-acid sequence MMPGDSSMASIVQRIARQALITFRSPPRVGDEPAKSFLENQNKLRSLMTEIRASDLQLVPRRSDDIPSGLPYHDPPVTYMHICETDQFSMGVFLLKNGASIPLHDHPGMHGMLKVMYGKVRISCFDRLEQTDAPPPATPHQVGSLRRSLLRSTAEFTEESGPCVLSPDRDNLHQIDAVDGPTAFMDILAPPYDPDEDRDCHYYKVLAEGEVKTSEKDKEVWLMEISQPPEFWCGGEPYPGPEVCL is encoded by the coding sequence ATGATGCCCGGCGACAGCAGCATGGCCTCCATCGTGCAGAGAATCGCCCGGCAAGCTCTCATTACCTTCCGAAGCCCGCCTCGGGTTGGAGACGAGCCCGCTAAATCCTTCCTGGAGAACCAGAACAAACTAAGGAGCCTGATGACGGAAATACGAGCCTCGGATCTGCAGCTCGTCCCGCGGAGATCCGACGACATTCCCTCGGGGCTTCCGTACCACGACCCCCCGGTCACCTACATGCACATCTGCGAGACGGACCAGTTCAGCATGGGGGTGTTTCTGCTGAAAAATGGAGCTTCCATACCTCTGCACGACCACCCGGGGATGCACGGCATGCTGAAAGTCATGTATGGAAAGGTCAGGATCAGTTGTTTTGACAGGTTGGAGCAGACCGACGCGCCCCCTCCTGCAACCCCGCATCAGGTGGGCTCTCTGCGGCGTTCCCTGCTCCGATCCACCGCTGAATTCACGGAGGAAAGTGGGCCATGCGTGCTCTCTCCGGACCGGGACAACCTGCACCAGATCGACGCTGTGGACGGACCCACTGCGTTCATGGACATCCTGGCCCCTCCGTACGACCCGGACGAGGATAGGGACTGTCATTATTATAAGGTTCTTGCAGAAGGAGAGGTCAAAACATCAGAAAAGGACAAGGAGGTTTGGCTCATGGAGATCTCACAGCCTCCGGAATTCTGGTGCGGAGGGGAGCCGTATCCAGGCCCGGAGGTTTGCCTTTGA